Proteins from a genomic interval of Salvia hispanica cultivar TCC Black 2014 unplaced genomic scaffold, UniMelb_Shisp_WGS_1.0 HiC_scaffold_672, whole genome shotgun sequence:
- the LOC125199785 gene encoding transcription factor MYB33-like has translation MGNGFASPHSYGFVPQTIVVSEQAREPDEPMPDYGSGGVNEAPTFNRARTNSCVDKSFQFGPCVSYDTDHTKKLLSSGVNQDTPFMSDVIYSASEHFANAQKSELPSLQYQDTGLGVWDPPPESFDSLVQYPPLSGPLPSHCPSPGSSGLLEDLIYEAKALRKLENHSSAWATSSNVSHGKVTDGNSMGSLFNRYTPTTGRLLEDDVTMHHVKSEVFDPSWIVGAESKVDYMRPDAILGSCWVEQSGLASKQRGSTTDSTVPLLGDTSASASTWGFTSCSWNIMPAVCQISDIP, from the exons ATGGGTAATGGTTTTGCTTCTCCTCACTCCTATGGTTTTGTCCCTCAAACTATAGTAGTTTCTGAACAGGCTCGAGAACCAGATGAGCCCATGCCAGACTACGGAAGTGGTGGTGTTAATGAGGCACCTACATTTAACAGGGCTCGAACTAATAGTTGTGTTGACAAATCATTTCAGTTTGGTCCATGTGTATCTTATGACACTGACCACACCAAGAAACTGTTGTCTTCTGGTGTAAATCAGGATACTCCTTTTATGTCAGATGTCATTTACTCTGCTTCGGAGCACTTTGCAAATGCTCAGAAGTCGGAGCTCCCTTCACTCCAATATCAAGACACTGGACTAGGTGTCTGGGACCCTCCACCTGAATCATTCGATTCTTTGGTCCAGTATCCTCCTCTATCAGGCCCACTCCCATCACATTGTCCGTCACCAGGGAGCAGTGGCCTTTTAgaagatttaatttatgaagCTAAGGCTCTAAGAAAGTTGGAGAATCACTCCTCTGCCTGGGCTACTTCATCTAACGTCAGCCATGGAAAAGTAACAGATG GTAACTCAATGGGGTCCCTTTTCAACAGGTACACTCCTACCACTGGAAGATTGTTGGAAGACGATGTGACTA TGCACCATGTGAAATCAGAAGTGTTTGATCCAAGTTGGATAGTGGGTGCTGAAAGCAAAGTGGACTATATGAGACCAGATGCTATACTAGGATCATGCTGGGTCGAGCAGAGTGGTCTGGCTTCGAAGCAAAGGGGCTCGACAACTGATTCTACCGTGCCTCTTCTGGGCGACACATCTGCTTCTGCTTCAACCTGGGGCTTTACTTCGTGCTCGTGGAATATCATGCCAGCAGTCTGCCAAATCTCAGACATTCCATGA